One part of the Thermococcus litoralis DSM 5473 genome encodes these proteins:
- a CDS encoding iron-containing alcohol dehydrogenase, producing MMKFEYYNPTRLIFGVGSLEKLGEVASKYGKKALLVIGRGSVKKAGIFDRALEVLKKAGVEVVEFSGVESNPRLSTVLRGVKVLKENKCDMVIGLGGGSVIDASKAIAAIALYEGNPRDMFIIAGRTPKPPEKALPIIAVPTLAATGSEMNGTAVITLDDGEIPIKTPMKSGAIYPTVAIVDPELTVTVPKNYTAYGIADIIAHVTESYFNGVGGTPIQDRFAEGVVITVLEYGPRAVENGRDLEARTQIHWASIVALNGWVNVGTYAQFPVHAIEHTLSALYDVPHGAGLAVLNPAWMKFAARYNPQKFAQFAQRVFGVSSEGRDPLEVALEGINRFEEFLRSIGCPTRLSELGIGEITEEMLYDWAEKTLEVRRDNQGRLPGIPPLSKEDIVEVLRLAL from the coding sequence ATGATGAAGTTTGAATACTACAACCCAACGAGATTAATTTTCGGAGTTGGATCCCTAGAAAAACTTGGAGAAGTTGCAAGTAAGTACGGAAAGAAAGCATTGCTTGTTATAGGAAGAGGTAGCGTTAAGAAGGCGGGGATATTTGACAGAGCCCTTGAAGTTCTTAAAAAAGCAGGAGTTGAGGTAGTCGAGTTCTCAGGAGTCGAGTCAAATCCACGGCTTTCAACGGTACTTAGAGGTGTAAAAGTTCTCAAAGAAAATAAATGCGATATGGTAATAGGACTTGGCGGTGGTAGTGTAATAGATGCTTCAAAAGCAATTGCCGCTATAGCTCTTTATGAAGGGAATCCAAGAGATATGTTCATAATAGCTGGTAGAACTCCAAAACCTCCTGAGAAAGCACTTCCAATAATTGCAGTCCCAACTCTTGCGGCTACAGGTTCAGAAATGAATGGGACTGCAGTAATCACCTTGGATGACGGTGAAATTCCAATAAAGACCCCTATGAAGTCTGGGGCAATATATCCAACTGTGGCAATTGTTGACCCTGAACTCACAGTGACTGTTCCAAAAAACTATACCGCTTATGGGATTGCAGATATTATAGCCCATGTGACAGAGAGTTATTTCAATGGGGTAGGAGGAACACCTATTCAAGATAGGTTCGCAGAAGGAGTTGTTATCACGGTTCTCGAATATGGACCTAGAGCAGTTGAAAACGGAAGAGACTTGGAGGCAAGAACCCAAATCCATTGGGCATCGATTGTAGCACTTAATGGGTGGGTAAATGTGGGAACTTATGCACAATTTCCGGTTCATGCGATAGAGCACACTCTTTCTGCTCTTTATGACGTGCCACATGGAGCTGGTCTAGCGGTGTTAAACCCTGCATGGATGAAATTTGCAGCAAGGTATAATCCTCAAAAGTTTGCCCAGTTTGCCCAACGTGTGTTTGGGGTTTCTTCAGAGGGAAGAGATCCTCTAGAAGTTGCATTGGAGGGTATTAACAGATTTGAAGAGTTTCTACGCTCTATTGGATGCCCCACCCGTCTTTCCGAGTTGGGAATAGGAGAGATTACAGAGGAAATGCTCTATGACTGGGCAGAAAAGACGCTTGAAGTCAGGAGAGATAACCAAGGGAGATTACCTGGGATCCCACCATTAAGCAAAGAAGATATTGTGGAAGTTTTGAGACTAGCGCTTTAA